The window ATGTTTGTCATTATTGCGAATACCATTTAAGAGTTGGTTCTGCAGAATACTTTGAAGTTTTGTTTGATAATAATGAATTTAAAGAGCTTTTCGCTAATTTAACATCTGGCGATCCGCTAAACTTCAACGATAATAAACCATATACGGATAGAATTATTGAAAGTCAGGCGAAAACTGGCTTAAAAGATGCAATTAGGGCTGGTGTAGGCAAAATTGATGGTCAAGATCTCGTTATTGCTTGTATGGATTTTACCTTTATTGGTGGTTCTATGGGTTCGGTTGTAGGGGAGAAAATTGCCCGTTCAATTGATCACAGCATAAAGCATAAGATTCCTTTTTTAATGATTTCAAAATCTGGTGGAGCACGAATGATGGAAGCTGCATTTTCGCTAATGCAAATGGCTAAAACTTCTGCGAAACTTGCATTGCTTAGTCAGGCAAAAATCCCTTATATTTCTTTATTAACAGATCCAACAACTGGTGGCGTAACCGCATCTTATGCAATGTTAGGCGATATTAATATTGCTGAACCTGGTGCATTAATCGGCTTTGCCGGACCACGAGTTATTAAAGAAACCATTAAAAAGGATTTACCGAAAGGCTTCCAAACTTCAGAATTTGTATTGGAGCATGGTTTTCTAGATTTTATTGTTGATAGAAGAGCTTTAAAATCAAAGCTTAGTTCTTTCATTAAAATGCTAGCTAATTAATCTTAGATACCTTAAATAATTTTAAAAGCAGGGCTTGAACGACTTCGGTTAATTCAGCCCTGCTTTTTGTTTCAAGTCCTTTCTAGGCTACAGGCTTTCCACTGCAATCAGATTTAAGAATATTAGCTTTTACTTTAAACTTTAGAAAACCGCCTTACAACAACGGATTAATCTAAATCACTAAAAACATCATCTAAGAATAATTCAAATCCAGGTAAAACTGAAGATGTTATTTTTTCACTTAAAGTAAATATTTTCGAAGGTTGAAACTTACCTAAATCATTTAACGTGTAAATTAGCATACTTTGATCGCTTTGGCTAACTACCCAGTATTCTTTCACTCCAAATTCTTCATAAACTTGATACTTATGAAGTAATTCTTTTTTATTATTACCTGGAGACAAAATTTCTACCACAATATCTGGAGCACCGATGCAACCGCGATCATCCAAGTTATTTCTATCACAAATTACACAAATATCTGGTTGCAAAACTGTATAGACGTCTTTATCAGCCTTGCTTTCTTTAGGAAAACGAACATCAAATGGAGCAGAATAAACTTTACAAGGTTTATCTTTTAAAAAATTAATAAGCGGATAAAAAATCTCTCGGGAAATTTCTTGATGAACCCTTGATGGTGCCGGACTCATTTTAAAGATTTTTCCTTTAATAAGTTCTACCCTTTCTTCAAAAAGCCAGTTTAAATAATTGGCATAGCTATAAGTTAACGATACGTCAATATCACTGAACGCTCTTATTGGTTCATTTTGTAATTCTGGATATGGAACTGGCTCAGACATAGTCAAATATACTGAATTGATTTAATTTAGAACTTCATTTTCTGAATGCGCACCGCATTTAATATAGCCAGAAAAGCAACGCCAACATCGGCAAAAACAGCTTCCCACATGGTGGCGATACCTCCAGCTCCTAAAACCAAAACCAATGCTTTTACCGCAAAAGCTAAAACGATATTTTGGATCACAACATTTCTTGTGGCTCTACCAATTTTAATCGCAGTTGCAATTTTTGAGGGTTGATCTGTTTGAATAACCACATCTGCGGTTTCAATCGCAGCATCACTTCCCATCGCTCCCATTGCAATACCAATATCACTTATTGCTAAAACCGGTGTATCATTAATACCATCGCCAACGAAAGCAATTACGTTATTTTTATTGCTTTTTAGCTCCTCAAGTTTAGCAACTTTATCTTCAGGCAATAAATCACCATAGTAGGTATGGATACCTAAAGTTGCAGCAACTTTTTTAACGATTGAACTTTTATCGCCACTCAGCATTACGATTTGCTTAACGCCGTTTGCATGCAATTGCTTGATGGCATCTACAGAATCCTCTTTAATTTCATCAGCAATTAAAATGTAACCAACATATTTATGGTCGACAGCAAGGGCAACGATACTTTCTTCAATGGTGGAGATACTCGCATCGTAACTAATACTGAATTTTTCTAAAAGCTTAGTATTCCCTGCAAGTATTTCGATTCCATTTACTTTTCCTTTTAAACCCATGCCAGCGATTTCTTCAATATCTTCTGCCGGATGAATCTCTTTTTCACCTGCATATTGAACAATAGCTTTAGCAATTGGATGAGTAGATTTCGCTTCTAAAGCTGTAAGATATCTTAAAAACTCTTGTTCTTCTATATTACTTTCAATTTTTTGAACCTTGAAAACACCTT is drawn from Pedobacter mucosus and contains these coding sequences:
- the accD gene encoding acetyl-CoA carboxylase, carboxyltransferase subunit beta, coding for MAWFKRENKGIITTTEEKKEAPDGLWNKCPNCKKPLHQAELQENKYVCHYCEYHLRVGSAEYFEVLFDNNEFKELFANLTSGDPLNFNDNKPYTDRIIESQAKTGLKDAIRAGVGKIDGQDLVIACMDFTFIGGSMGSVVGEKIARSIDHSIKHKIPFLMISKSGGARMMEAAFSLMQMAKTSAKLALLSQAKIPYISLLTDPTTGGVTASYAMLGDINIAEPGALIGFAGPRVIKETIKKDLPKGFQTSEFVLEHGFLDFIVDRRALKSKLSSFIKMLAN
- a CDS encoding Uma2 family endonuclease, with the protein product MSEPVPYPELQNEPIRAFSDIDVSLTYSYANYLNWLFEERVELIKGKIFKMSPAPSRVHQEISREIFYPLINFLKDKPCKVYSAPFDVRFPKESKADKDVYTVLQPDICVICDRNNLDDRGCIGAPDIVVEILSPGNNKKELLHKYQVYEEFGVKEYWVVSQSDQSMLIYTLNDLGKFQPSKIFTLSEKITSSVLPGFELFLDDVFSDLD